A DNA window from Schistocerca americana isolate TAMUIC-IGC-003095 chromosome 4, iqSchAmer2.1, whole genome shotgun sequence contains the following coding sequences:
- the LOC124613726 gene encoding ABC transporter F family member 4-like has product MTLVKFKRRPFTPRMQELSLPRRPYVEAQCEELAAVLSPQRLRLLWKMLGRHLSMSRSRAMTAVSRARLREQLEMREQCRCRIDGSRRRGKGKGKGKGKRKRKGKGRDRRKQKGKGRPKVVTSKKPPSGARAAGARANEKWSREFAAKFAAHISRFLSSQVGAGRPQTQRERQLAKAILQRLAAAAGKPPKKPDERQRVAKLLVALSERLAVWVDLVVKDAQSISGSSSESSEEESEEEKPIKKGKKLGKKEPAKGKAKPAEKPKEKGKAKPKGKPEQKEEDEEEEESDEGVSKKKGKAKGKAKEKGKAKPKEKAKQKEEEEEPEEEVATKKGKKGKEAKPTAKKKKDKKEEELEEESEEEVEVKEKKGKKKKGAGDEEEEAEGKKAKKKKKVAEEEEEEEEDKKGKKKKKGVEDEGEEVEDKKEEKKKKKKKGAEEETEEVEEKKGKKEKKAEEEVEEEEKDKKGKKKKKGAEEEAEEQEDKKARKKKKGTDEDIVEVEDKKGKSKQKVIEKDEGGTEAKKGKKKDKGAEEVEAEDKKGKQAKKTKSEEPVDDEGQQQETAEEPEEEPPDDQPDETSDEPADEPPDGPQEGATGPPNEPPEGPPDESSEGEEGEGGEEGEPGEEGEEEEGEEGEEEEEEEGEIIEGEGKREGSETTYVVTAEGDGFRVEPIEEPPPPEPVVEKRVSVLSALVSLYPQQAMPKVSLCKVLQKLTLRAPTTDVLSADGDGEDESEDRRKVEAAVARKLRRMAELEDGIPLQQETRDAIVALSKAVAADLQPELDIPQPEPPPVLDATEYTQWLDGCVSLAQEWARWIGDSVDTVCDISKRNAEVQEGEAADLERAEWCAFMETMRRGAYSWCKTEEDIAAAAAVWKGRLEAVQQQEEESGSEEESDEDESGSSEEDEDEEDDEDDEEDEEEEED; this is encoded by the coding sequence GCGGGCGATGACAGCGGTGTCCCGTGCAAGGCTCCGAGAGCAACTCGAGATGCGGGAACAGTGCCGGTGCCGTATAGATGGCAGCCGCCGAAGAGGCAAGGGTAAGGGCAAGGGAAAGGGCAAGCGCAAGCGCAAAGGGAAGGGCagggacagaaggaaacaaaaGGGCAAGGGGCGGCCTAAAGTGGTCACCAGCAAGAAACCGCCAAGTGGAGCCAGGGCAGCGGGTGCGAGAGCCAACGAGAAGTGGAGCAGGGAGTTTGCGGCCAAGTTTGCAGCGCACATCTCACGTTTCCTGAGCTCGCAGGTGGGGGCAGGCCGGCCGCAGACACAGCGCGAACGCCAACTGGCGAAGGCCATCCTGCAGCGGCTGGCAGCTGCCGCAGGCAAACCACCCAAGAAGCCCGATGAGCGTCAGCGCGTCGCCAAGCTGCTCGTTGCGCTCTCTGAGCGCCTTGCTGTCTGGGTCGACCTCGTCGTCAAAGACGCGCAGAGCATCTCAGgctcctcctctgagtccagtgagGAAGAATCTGAGGAGGAGAAACCCATCAAGAAAGGCAAGAAGCTAGGGAAAAAAGAACCAGCGAAGGGAAAGGCCAAGCCAGCGGAGAAACCGAAAGAGAAAGGTAAGGCTAAACCAAAAGGGAAGCCAGAGCAGAAAGAGgaggacgaagaagaagaagaatctgaTGAGGGGGTATCCAAGAAGAAAGGTAAGGCAAAAGGGAAAGCAAAAGAGAAGGGGAAGGCCAAGCCAAAAGAGAAAGCCAAGcagaaagaggaggaagaagaacctGAAGAGGAGGTAGCAACGAAGAAAGGCAAGAAAGGAAAGGAAGCAAAGCCTACAGCGAAGAAAAAGAAAGATAAGAAAGAAGAGGAACTGGAAGAAGAATCAGAGGAGGAAGTGGAAGTAAAAGagaagaaagggaagaagaagaaaggtGCTGGAGACGAAGAAGAGGAAGCAGAAGGTaaaaaagcaaagaagaaaaagaaagttgcagaggaagaggaagaagaagaggaagataagaaaggtaaaaagaagaagaaaggtgTAGAAGATGAGGGAGAAGAAGTCGAGGATaagaaagaggagaagaagaagaagaagaagaaaggtgcagaagaagagacagaagaagtggaagaaaagaaaggaaaaaaagagaagaaagctgaagaagaagtagaagaagaagagaaagataagaaagggaaaaagaagaaaaaaggtgcAGAAGAAGAGGCAGAAGAACAGGAAGATAAGAAAgcacgaaagaagaagaaaggtACAGATGAAGACATAGTAGAAGTGGAAGATAAGAAAGGGAAAAGTAAGCAGAAAGTTATAGAAAAAGATGAAGGAGGAACAGAAgctaagaaaggaaagaagaaagataaAGGTGCAGAGGAAGTGGAAGCAGAAGATAAGAAAGGAAAACAGGCAAAGAAAACCAAAAGTGAAGAACCAGTGGATGATGAAGGCCAACAGCAGGAAACTGCAGAAGAACCAGAAGAAGAGCCACCAGACGACCAGCCAGATGAAACTTCAGACGAACCGGCAGATGAACCGCCAGATGGCCCCCAAGAGGGGGCCACTGGACCCCCAAATGAGCCCCCAGAAGGCCCTCCGGACGAATCGTCAGAGGGAGAAGAGGGAGAAGGTGGAGAAGAAGGCGAGCCTGGAGAGGAAGGCGAAGAGGAAGAaggtgaagaaggagaagaagaagaagaagaagagggagaaATTATAGAGGGAGAAGGAAAGAGAGAGGGTTCTGAAACTACGTACGTGGTGACAGCGGAAGGAGACGGATTCAGAGTGGAACCAATCGAGGAGCCACCTCCTCCAGAACCTGTAGTCGAGAAGCGGGTGTCGGTGCTCAGTGCTCTAGTCTCGCTGTATCCCCAACAGGCAATGCCCAAGGTCTCATTATGCAAAGTACTACAAAAGCTCACATTACGTGCTCCAACTACTGACGTTTTGTCTGCTGACGGGGACGGGGAGGACGAGTCGGAAGATCGTAGAAAGGTGGAGGCGGCAGTAGCACGTAAGCTGCGCCGGATGGCCGAATTAGAGGACGGCATTCCACTGCAGCAGGAGACGCGGGACGCCATCGTCGCTCTGTCCAAAGCTGTGGCAGCCGACCTGCAGCCAGAACTGGACATCCCGCAGCCTGAACCACCACCTGTGCTAGATGCCACTGAATACACCCAGTGGCTGGACGGCTGTGTCTCACTGGCGCAGGAATGGGCCCGCTGGATCGGCGATTCGGTAGACACCGTGTGCGACATCTCCAAACGCAATGCCGAAGTCCAAGAGGGCGAGGCGGCCGACCTGGAGCGCGCCGAGTGGTGCGCCTTCATGGAGACGATGCGTCGCGGAGCCTACAGCTGGTGCAAGACTGAGGAGGACATAGCAGCAGCAGCTGCCGTCTGGAAGGGCCGGCTGGAGGCTGTCCAGCAGCAGGAGGAGGAGTCTGGCTCCGAGGAGGAGAGCGATGAGGACGAGAGTGGGAGCAGCGAAGAGGACGAGGACGAGGAGGATGACGAGGATGAcgaagaggatgaggaggaggaggaggactaa